A genomic region of Equus caballus isolate H_3958 breed thoroughbred chromosome 1, TB-T2T, whole genome shotgun sequence contains the following coding sequences:
- the LOC111775256 gene encoding uncharacterized protein, giving the protein MALNEVFTKRVDNSLTQLQSPSKTMLIERYYSGATQTPPEAPGTPREQTNEYSDWICFGQAQHLTHTFSITAQSAAASPSAPWRPAALGSREEAGRRGGAPAALDFTPRSRVHRAAGTRRTHLSLEHTHTCARSPHPPRAHRSYLRGSSGGGPTVSCFFSRRGPHCLQCRASRRLQSPADPSPGQLGFRALGCTPGLGRLQLLPPRVGVCPHLRGAQWAAAGAGAGARRLRRALGLLPGSGQPVQTRMALGLAAAPGRGLSPRAAPASVFVSRPAPPRHGLGGSEQRGQGSRRQRAGLGFSIIARPQRAVWETEGDRGPDGDWAPDHKDRSELSTQKPSSLHFSYGVPHRSTHFTS; this is encoded by the exons ATGGCATTAAATGAG GTCTTCACCAAACGTGTAGACAACAGTTTAACACAGCTACAATCTCCGAGCAAAACAATGCTGATTGAGCGGTACTACAGCGGAGCTACTCAAACGCCGCCGGAAGCTCCCGGCACTCCCAGAGAGCAGACAAATGAGTACTCGGACTGGATTTG CTTTGGTCAAGCCCAGCACCTCACACACACCTTTTCCATCACAGCCCAGAGCGCAGCGGCAAGCCCCTCCGCGCCCTGGCGGCCTGCAGCGCTCGGAAGCCGAGAGGAggcggggaggcggggaggcGCGCCCGCAGCCTTGGACTTCACACCGCGCTCGCGTGTGCACCGAGCCGCGGGCACACGGCGAACACACCTCTCACTGGAACACACGCACACGTGCGCTCGCAGCCCCCACCCGCCCCGGGCCCACCGAAGTTACCTCCGAGGTTCCTCCGGCGGAGGGCCCACCGTCTCCTGCTTCTTTTCCCGCCGTGGTCCGCACTGCCTCCAATGCCGCGCCTCGCGAAGGCTGCAGAGCCCAGCCGACCCCAGTCCCGGGCAGCTCGGCTTCCGCGCCCTGGGCTGCACCCCGGGTCTGGGGCGGCTGCAGCTTCTGCCGCCCCGGGTCGGGGTCTGTCCTCACCTGCGGGGCGCCCAATGGGCTGCAGCAGGCGCGGGGGCTGGCGCTCGGCGGCTGAGGCGGGCGCTCGGGCTCCTCCCCGGCAGCGGGCAGCCAGTACAGACTCGCATGGCGCTTGGGCTCGCAGCGGCCCCAGGACGCGGCCTCAGCCCCCGGGCAGCCCCAGCCTCGGTCTTTGTGTCTCGGCCGGCGCCTCCACGTCACGGGCTTGGGGGCAGTGAGCAGCGCGGGCAGGGAAGCCGGCGGCAGAGAGCCGGGCTCGGCTTCTCCATCATCGCCCGGCCGCAGCGCGCAG tctggGAAACAGAAGGAGACAGAGGACCAGATGGGGACTGGGCACCAGACCACAAAGACAGGAGTGAACTCAGCACCCAGAAACCATCCAGCCTCCACTTTTCGTATGGTGTCCCCCACAGATCGACACATTTCACTTCATAG